A region of the Leptidea sinapis chromosome 14, ilLepSina1.1, whole genome shotgun sequence genome:
TAATAGAGCAAGACAATAATTCACAGTACATACAGTAATAAGTATTTCAATTACATAAGTGCGGTGCGAGGCCAGCCATATATGGCCAATAAGTTGTTGCCTACGAGCTTGTGAACCTACCCACTTGATTTGaaagtttgaaagcaaaaaGACTTACTTCGGGAATTGTCTTCTTTTCAGAAGCATTCATATGAATGCCTCCGACTTCTACTAATCCAGGCACAAGCGGTCTGACACCGTTTAAAGTATAATGTGAAttaacaaacaataatgtaatattatttgcaGCATCGTGTAAATCAGATATCTTCCTACCAAACTGTTTCTCAATGATGGCCTGTTCtttcaattgtattttataataatacacttCTCTCATCATGATATTATGTAATGTATTTTCAAGTCTTTCAAAAAATGACATTTGTGACGAAAGAGATGAAGTTATTATTGGAACGAATGAAGGATTATGTTCCACTCCCAACCTCTGTCTGGTCCAGGGCATCGGTGAACAACTTGACATTCCAATAATTGGTGCCGTATTACCATAAACCTCTAAAAGACCTAATACACAATCGCTCGTAAATTGTTCCACGATTACTAAGTCGTAAGTCTTATTCAATGCTTCCATTAATGGTGTAAACAAAACCAGTTTCTCACATATGCTTACAGATGATACACTTAAATTGTCAACCAGATTCTTGTATTGGCGTATTACGTTTCCGATCACTGGTAACTGTAAGAGCCAACTTGGGTTTTCCAAATGTTTCATGTCTATATCATTCACCTTTATATTTGAGAGACTTCGCAAATCTATTTCCGAGGAATTTTGCTTATGATATCTATTTGGGAAGAATGTTGCAATTGTGACGTCATGTCCTCTATCGGCCAACGCTTTTAGCAACGGATCAAACACTTTCTGATGGCTAAAACCAGGGTATGGAAATATACCGATAATCTTTGCCGGGCTCACAATATCAATCACAGCACACCATATTAACAAACTCAGTACTGCAACCATGTTGACCCACTGGTATCAAAGGCAGAACTGACTCGAAGTAAGCGTTAAACTGGCGACCTAGCCATCGATTTATCCTTTTTCCAACGATGCTGATTGattaatttacacaaaatattacattgctATACCAGAGTCCATGAATGATGATGAGTTATTAGTAGTTACGAGTAATATGATAAGATTACTCGTAAGTACCAATCACTTCTTAAAGTAAAgcaagtatttatttttgacttaacacatacatacataataaaattaacaaaataaaatttttattttgtcacgAACTGACACTAAACATATTTGAAATAGATAACCCCAATTCCAacaaaaggccggcaacgctcttgtgattcctctggtgttgcaagaatatgtgggcgacggtgatcacttaacaccatgtgacccgtacgctcgtttgtcctcctatcccataaaaaaaaaaacaagaatggTGAACAGTAGTAAGTGTCTATGTTGTTTCCTAAATTTTTGTGATTACTCAACATACTTAGTactcatataaaatactagtCCTGAATAGTGGTGCTGTGgttcaaaacatttaaaaatgtattctttaaatttaaaattcacataacgtaaatattaattaaataccaaTCCACATCATTATTTccaaatttgtttaattaatctcAACGTATTAATTGTAACAGAGATAACAATTTGCAGTTAATGAACGATGTTTAACCCTATTAGTTATCTGTGTGAATTATGTTTTTACAGTTTCCCAATAAATAAACAGACAATCCAAGCACTAATTAATTGTAACTTATTTGATAATCAGACAATAATGTGGTCTTTGTTGAACGAAAATAGTTTCGCAAATAATGATGAATTAAAAAActgtaataatgaaataaattatacataagaTAGACGAGTGTTCATCTGTAGATAATAAGGTCATGATcttagataaaggattggtctcttGGTCTGGTGATCAATAGCTCAAGTATCAGGTGTCTGTGACTGTGACTAGATTGTGATTGTCTTTAgtcattatgtatgtatataatttcgttaatggtaatattattaaaagagcGATGAAAGGAATTGGGTGTTTCGTGTATCATAGTGAAAGCTCGATTTCCAAAGcgtttaatttacattaaaaattgtatCCCGAAGAGTGGTCAGTGGAGTTATTCGAGTTGATACCAGCAACTGAACAATTACGACAAAATGGGGAATTCCACCCGCATTTTGACATCTGACATTCTAAACCCACGCGGTTTTCGAGGAACAATTTGCCTTGCTCagccatttttattaaataaattaccgACGCCCAACAGAAGTGACAACTTAGGCTAATCCAAGTTGAACTattgaatattgaaattgttcaATTTGAGAAAAGATTAGGTTATTAGGACTTAAATTTCATGTATAATATGATATTGTaagaaaagattattttttaataaaatcttttattgattataaaatatattttatttttaactgccattcttgaatatgtacaatAATGACAAGAAAGGTTGTTGGGGAGATATAGCAAAAGGGTTGAAAGACATGacaaagaaacaaaatattgcttaaaaattattttatttcacttaaTTAAAAATCTTTAACATGATTTTGATCTGAGATCTGAGATTACCTCAAACATTAAAATGAATTAAttgttatctatacatatagataaatcacgtcgtataaaaacaacgccgaaatatggaacatgtcaCAAATAATACCATTATGTTTCGACCGctgtatctatacattgccgcatttactccagttgcttaaaatattcttggtgaaTAAGCTGTAATGtataacatttattcagtttaggTTACGTATGTTGATTTTAGAACCCATTCGGACACACACCAACCACCcaattcggacagtgacagttcacacgactaaggagaaaagtgtgcttacattgtcatTATGCAAagcgttccgctatcagactgcgaatgatatgtcctaatatatctatttagaacgtcattaaatataatatatgacatGGCTATCCTACACAGGATTGTGCTACGGACTTTtagcaatgatttattaatagatGTTCACTTTATTACTCGCAAGCAAGCCACTCGTATGCCTACAACTTTTGCAATACCGCACTGTTACAACAATGTCGCATATAATAATCCACTTCATCGTATGTGCCAATTATATAACGAGttaaatagtattaattttgaaatttaattgtgaaattgacatatttaatcaaagtttatataatttgaaattaacaattaagAAGCACTGTACCATAGAACTCAAATATTAgttgtacttacatattttcaatgtgattgtaaataatataacgcTGTGTACAATAGTTAgattaacaattttatagtgataagatctttatttttattttatattacacatgttttactttgtaatcgtttttgtacctaaattaaataaataaataaataaataaatattataaaatgatatgCTCTCTGAAACAAGTTTGATAAAAATTGAgcttaaattaaatgtataattaagAAATGACTAAGTTTTAAACTGTCCAAAATTTATGAGCAACGCTTCTCAAGTTAATATAGCCATATAATGAAGAAGGGAGACGAAATTATTTCgtttaattaacgcgagtgttacacatttaggattaaaacgcgtgaaaTTGTAACCCAATAAAAAatagtacattatattattattacacgtAAATTAAGTACCCAGTAAGTatcattgtataaaatcttgtatgaattatcattgattgaattatttgtattgtgaatTTTCAactatttctaagtcaaaaaaatatatgtcccggataagtaatcacaaacatatcatatactaaaatctccgaaacacgctgcatcttatggtatgcTATTTTATCGAAGGAAAAAACCGGCTCTCCATTAATTAGTACAGATTATgcatattatttgatttattgacTATATTATCTTATAGCAtgctttacatttttttttaaactatactaTTATCgcgtgtaatttttttataagaaataaatacattagCCATTTATCTTGAACTCCTGACAAAAGTAGGTTTATAGATGGATTCCTCTTTGTACTTTTCAAACTTTTGTAACTCTTTCATTAATATTCTGTGTCACTTACGTGCGAAAATCTTTATGTTATATAATCTGACTATCATTATGTATCGTTTACTGTAACGAAACATTATGAACGTTATGAATGGACCTTAGCAATGATTATTTAAATCATTCTTTTTTCTCATCAACGTTAGTAATCTCTGTTCTAGTGGGCTCTCCGTTTTCTACTTGTGCTTCAGTTTTTGCGGGACGAGGCTCTCTTCTTTTTTTGCCGCCTGGAAAACATAATATGATGATGAGTTACGACTTTTATTTGATGtatcaaattaatttgcatCAGGCGTTTTCTGTAATCAATGATAAACGCGAATACCATTGAGATGTCAGACATTTCGAATGTAAAGTAAAATATGGCAAATTGTGCAACAGAATAGATAGAGCAACAGCTTTAGATAGTCCGGAAGGTATTTTGCTGAGTTCCGAGAAACTTTCTGACGTATACAAGCAAAGTTTGGATTGAGCGTCCTTTctcttcttttcttttcttgtaTCTAGAATTATACGACATGGGACATATAAAACTAACACAACGTTaatagtaggtatattatattctacacCTAGCTGTTAGCATGTAGCATTCCTCTCGGTGAGCagtgtacataataatataatttaactaacttttgttattatataaaaagattATAATGTTTGGTACCTACTAATATTAATTTAGGtaacaattgaaaaaaaaaaacaaatttttttttatatgaaagggGGCAaacaagaggctcacgtgatgggaaggcgtgaggcaaccgcccattcGAGGTCACTTCTCTAATTCCCACAGaaactgggctaatgagacttaacatcttatgtctcaaggtgacgagcgcaaatgtgcactgagaatttttggggtttttcaagaatcctgagcgacactgcattgtaatgagcatggGGTATCAAATACCACCAGCTGAATGTcctagtctcgtcccttgttttcataaaaaaatatatcagtaGGTATAATCGGCTTTGacatatcgagcgacgttcagtttcgTGGTCATTTGGAAGGGAACGCCAAATTGGCCCAATTGgccagtaaggcgagacagtacttcactaccgcctgcaactataaaAGGCTCAAATTCGGTCTACACATGGAGTAGGTACTGTTCTCATCCATGGGCGAGTGCTACCCAATAACAgattcttccatttgaccgcattcGACGAAGAGAGACTCGAATCACCGACGATCAATTCTGTGCgatctctctgcatcttctaccgcatatatgaCACGGAGTGCTCAGAGGGGTTGTTCGGGTTTATGAGCCGTATTTCAACAACTGCACATTACCTACGTCAAAATTCCACCCGCTTCATGTTGGAGTATGGCATACTACAACCACGTGTTTTTCGAGATTCTTATTGCCTCGCAATGTCTAAAGTtttactctcagaaaagttaataaaaaatattatcttcgtTTATTTTTCAGTGAACAAAGAAAGTCGCTGCCGGTGACTACGCTCGGGGCGAAAGAGGgggtcaaataaaatataatgttcatCAATATGACTCACCTCCACCTCCCATCATCATTTTCAATAGAATAGAAAATGGCGCATCTATAACTACGGTGGCAACAAAACCAACAATGTACGACCACGCCAAGAGTGCGAAAAAGTCGACCATCtggaaataaaaaacaatgtttcAGAAATGTGGTACAACATTGTCGATTTCTCTGctttaaaaaatccaaaaacaaGGGTTTAGTTCCCGACAATATCATCCCCCGAAAGTTATCTAATCTTAACAAAGTTTTGGAAAGTGAACGGGAAGGAAATATTCCGTTTATTAGTTTCAGGTTTATACTCTGGGCTTCTATTTGCAGCGTGTATTATAAAACTAGCACTGTCGAAGTACTTTAGcactaacaaaaacaaaaagatctaatttgaaaataattttatttattatttcgcttcctgtatattatacttaattccaataaattaaatcttataattatacttattatactatcattacattaaaactatcgttgcgaagaagtgtatcaagaatactggcagcatttccgttatatatatatatattgggcATAGCGATAGCTAGGTTGATCCGTtgatcgaaatagctgccagtgcttgggtttccagtagccctataaTTGAGGCGCGGATATAGTACTTTGAACATTGGTATAGAAATATGCTTGCTAATGTTACATCTTATGTGTCACAGTGACGCGTGCAACTGCAATTCCGCCCAGAATTGCTGAATCCTGAGAGTCATTGGAATATCTCGCTCGAGTCGTCCTCGAAAAATAGATAAAGGTTCTTAAAACTTCAATCGTATAAGAGCATGCTGTTAGTAAAGGTGCGTACAGACTGGTGAAACTTaacatgaaatatataattctaCTTTTCATTGCATGTTCGCTGCAACCATGGACATATAGCGCGCTCCTACCCCTCATTCACTACGAACCTGCCACGTTCAGCTACTTCCGGCATTCAGCCGCGAACGCGCCCCTCCGGTTCGTTCGAAAAATGGACAAATCACAGGTCGCTCCGAGCGTTGCTTGTAGGTAAATTATCTTcaggcgaagggtaagcagaaaacacgcaaacaaggcatttttagacaagtttagcAGTGAAAATACACCATTTGGacctatgaacactattttatcatataacacatacccttaaggcttatttgtaggtttctaatgtttgctgttg
Encoded here:
- the LOC126967986 gene encoding UDP-glucosyltransferase 2-like; amino-acid sequence: MVAVLSLLIWCAVIDIVSPAKIIGIFPYPGFSHQKVFDPLLKALADRGHDVTIATFFPNRYHKQNSSEIDLRSLSNIKVNDIDMKHLENPSWLLQLPVIGNVIRQYKNLVDNLSVSSVSICEKLVLFTPLMEALNKTYDLVIVEQFTSDCVLGLLEVYGNTAPIIGMSSCSPMPWTRQRLGVEHNPSFVPIITSSLSSQMSFFERLENTLHNIMMREVYYYKIQLKEQAIIEKQFGRKISDLHDAANNITLLFVNSHYTLNGVRPLVPGLVEVGGIHMNASEKKTIPEYIEKFTNNSHNGVILLSFGSRLKLDTLSKTKQDTLIRVFSRLKQRVIWKYEGASETGTLVGENILQVKWLPQYELLHHTNVLTIICHGGYLGMTEAISAGKPMVIIPMYGDQGSNAASAKEVGVAEVLSLQDLNENNLMKALETVLGPEKQEQARLISQIWRDRANTPLDTAVYWTERVIRWGHRSPLHSTARNLSLYQYALLDIALFVIGLVTSIIVVILSLCRLQKVINNRKIIKLE